In one window of Candidatus Neomarinimicrobiota bacterium DNA:
- a CDS encoding electron transfer flavoprotein subunit alpha/FixB family protein: MSTADTDSGSYRGIWVYLEHEEGELREVSLEMLGKAGELASESGESVTAVLLGHEVRRSAEKALNHGADRVLMVDAPILGNYLSDSYTEVFSALVAERKPNIILIGATHNGRDLAGRTAVRIRTGLIADVIRLEIEPESGLLVGAVPGFGGGILALVECPKHRPQMVTVRPGIFQTIETEGKGEIEEVSVPRFSKDKIRGKILEKETGGGVDITQAEVIVAGGAAVDGDFSKVEELASLLGGMVGASRVAADNGWISRDHQIGQTGYTVKPKICICAGISGAVQFTCGIDESEVVIAINIDPDAPIFERADYIVVEDLHNLLPALISKVREKRG; this comes from the coding sequence ATGAGTACCGCTGATACTGACAGTGGTTCGTACCGTGGGATCTGGGTGTATCTGGAGCACGAGGAGGGAGAATTGCGAGAGGTTTCCCTGGAGATGCTGGGAAAGGCGGGAGAACTGGCTTCAGAGAGTGGCGAGAGTGTAACTGCGGTGCTGCTCGGACACGAGGTGCGAAGGTCAGCGGAGAAAGCCCTGAATCACGGGGCAGACAGGGTTCTCATGGTAGATGCCCCCATTCTGGGAAATTACCTTTCAGATTCCTACACCGAGGTCTTCAGCGCCCTGGTGGCCGAGCGAAAGCCAAACATCATTCTGATAGGAGCGACCCACAATGGCAGGGATCTGGCCGGTCGAACGGCGGTTCGCATCCGAACGGGACTGATCGCCGATGTCATCCGCCTGGAGATCGAACCGGAGTCCGGATTATTGGTGGGAGCCGTCCCCGGATTCGGAGGAGGCATCCTGGCGCTGGTGGAGTGTCCTAAACACAGACCTCAGATGGTGACCGTCCGGCCTGGAATCTTCCAGACTATCGAGACGGAGGGAAAAGGGGAGATCGAGGAGGTTTCAGTGCCCCGGTTTAGCAAGGATAAGATCCGTGGTAAGATTTTGGAGAAGGAGACTGGCGGGGGTGTTGACATCACTCAGGCGGAGGTCATCGTGGCAGGAGGTGCGGCAGTTGATGGGGACTTTAGCAAGGTCGAGGAACTCGCCAGCCTGCTCGGGGGGATGGTCGGGGCCAGCCGCGTTGCTGCTGACAACGGTTGGATCTCCCGCGACCATCAGATTGGGCAAACCGGTTACACCGTTAAGCCGAAGATCTGCATTTGTGCCGGTATTAGTGGGGCCGTGCAGTTCACCTGCGGCATTGATGAATCGGAAGTGGTAATCGCCATCAATATTGACCCTGACGCCCCCATCTTCGAACGTGCCGACTACATTGTGGTCGAAGATCTTCACAACCTGCTTCCCGCTCTGATTTCGAAGGTACGGGAGAAACGAGGATGA